The proteins below are encoded in one region of Strix aluco isolate bStrAlu1 chromosome 8, bStrAlu1.hap1, whole genome shotgun sequence:
- the HYI gene encoding putative hydroxypyruvate isomerase has protein sequence MSLRFSANLSWLFRELPSLPARLEAAAAAGFGAAEAAWPAGCPAQALRAAAERAGVRIVLLNTPPGDPEAGEMGLAAVPGRQAAFRQGLAAAVQYARAVGCPRIHLMAGRVPPGTDLAAVASEMETTFIENLRYAADLLAQEDMIGLVEPINNRITDPSYYLNTPHQAAAILEKVGRPNLKLHLDLFHCQIMDGNLSRNLETYFPLIGHIQIAQVPGRHEPDSPGELNFPYIFELLESLGYTGYVGCEYAPKGDTLEGLGWLRSYWESRGLQHGGTSKAAN, from the exons atGTCGCTGCGCTTCTCCGCTAACCTGTCGTGGCTGTTCCGGGAGCTCCCGTCGCTGCCGGCGCggctggaggcggcggcggccgccgggttcggggcggcggaggcggccTGGCCGGCGGGCTGCCCGGCCCAGGCGCTGCGGGCCGCGGCGGAGCGGGCGGGGGTGCGGATCGTCCTCCTCAACACCCCCCCCG GGGACCCGGAGGCGGGCGAGATGGGGCTGGCGGCCGTGCCCGGGCGCCAGGCTGCCTTCCGGCAGGGCCTGGCCGCGGCGGTGCAGTACGCCAGGGCGGTGGGCTGCCCCAG GATCCACCTGATGGCTGGGCGGGTTCCCCCGGGCACAGACCTGGCCGCAGTGGCAAGCGAGATGGAAACCACCTTCATTGAGAATCTCAGATATGCTGCTGACCTCCTGGCCCAG GAAGACATGATTGGACTGGTGGAGCCTATTAACAACCGCATCACTGACCCCAGCTACTATCTGAACACCCCACACCAAG CTGCTGCCATCCTGGAGAAGGTGGGACGGCCCAACCTGAAGCTGCACCTG GACCTCTTTCACTGCCAGATCATGGATGGGAATTTGTCACGCAACCTGGAGACATACTTCCCACTCATCG GTCATATCCAGATTGCACAGGTGCCAGGGCGGCACGAGCCCGACAGCCCTGGAGAGTTGAACTTCCCCTACATCTTTGAGCTCCTGGAGTCCCTCGGCTACACTGGTTACGTGGGGTGCGAGTATGCTCCGAAAG GAGACACCCTGGAAGGTCTGGGCTGGCTGCGCTCATACTGGGAGAGCCGAGGGCTGCAGCACGGTGGGACCAGCAAGGCAGCCAACTAA